Within Mercenaria mercenaria strain notata chromosome 15, MADL_Memer_1, whole genome shotgun sequence, the genomic segment TTTACATTATCGCTTTTGAAAAAGCGAAATCATGGGACTTATAAGTCTTTTCGGTGTTGCTGATTTCGTCGTCTTCTTCATTACAGTGGGTGTGTGTCTTATAATTGGTATAGTTTTTGCAATTTTGGAAAGGAAGAGAAACACAAAGATCAACTATTTCCTAGCAAATAGAAATTACAGAACTTTACCTGTTGCTCTGTCGTTTGTTGTAACATTTCTGTCTTCTTTGAGCATGCTTGGGTTTCCAGCTGAGGCATATGTCTATGGAATTGGGATTGCATATTTCGCAGTTGGAATACTCACTGCTTACTCTTTCAATGCGATCTTCATTGTCCCGGTTTTACATCCACTTAAGTTAACAAGTGTTTATGGATATTTTAAACTTCGGTATGGAAATAACGTGCTAAGGTACATGACACTTATCACTGGAATTATCTACAATTTATTCTATATGGCAATAATCACAGTTGGGACATGTATCGCCATAGAAGTTGTGATTGGAATTCCGTTTTGGGGTACACTTCTCATCTACACAGTTCTAACATCTATATATACTTCAGTTGGAGGAATAAAAGCCGTTATTTGGACTGATGTTTTCCAGTTTGTGGTCATTTTGAGTGGAATCATTGCCATCATAGTTAAGTCAAGTATCGATGCCGGTGGGTCAGCTAGGGTGTCCGAATATTCGCATGAACGCCTGAAGACAGATTTTAGTTTTGACCCGACAATCCGTTTTCAATTTTGGAATGTGTCGTTCGGAACATTTAGCACAATGTTGTACTTAACCTTAACACAGCAAGCAATGCAAAGGGTATTTTTAAATCCGACAGTGAAGAAAGCGAGGATCATGTATCTAATTTGTTCCCCAATCTTTGCTATTATCATAGTAATGGTGACATACCAGGGAGCAAGTGTTTTTGCTTACTTTGTTGCAAAAGGCTGTGATATACTTGAGGCAGGACTAGTTAAAAATGTGAACGCAATTATACCATTTGCtataataatattattcaaaCATCAAGCCGGTTTAGCAGGATTGTTCACAGCTGCGTTATCAAGTGCAGCACTTAGCACACTGTCTTCTTGCCTCAATGGTTTGTCTGCTGTTACATATGAAGATATAATAAAGGTGAAATTTCCAGAAATGCACACGCATCAGGCAACCAGAATATCAAAAGTCATTGTTTTGTTGTACGGTTTAGTTACTATGGGACTGGCATTCGTAATTTCTCATATTCCAGGATCGATTGCTTCGATTTTCTTTAGCTTCATGGCTTGCATGGACGGACCGATATGTTCAGTATTTTTACTGTCAATATTTTATCGTAGAGCTACAACAAAAGGGCTTGTTACAGGTGCGTTTTGTGGAATGGTCATATCCT encodes:
- the LOC123551726 gene encoding sodium-dependent multivitamin transporter-like; translated protein: MGLISLFGVADFVVFFITVGVCLIIGIVFAILERKRNTKINYFLANRNYRTLPVALSFVVTFLSSLSMLGFPAEAYVYGIGIAYFAVGILTAYSFNAIFIVPVLHPLKLTSVYGYFKLRYGNNVLRYMTLITGIIYNLFYMAIITVGTCIAIEVVIGIPFWGTLLIYTVLTSIYTSVGGIKAVIWTDVFQFVVILSGIIAIIVKSSIDAGGSARVSEYSHERLKTDFSFDPTIRFQFWNVSFGTFSTMLYLTLTQQAMQRVFLNPTVKKARIMYLICSPIFAIIIVMVTYQGASVFAYFVAKGCDILEAGLVKNVNAIIPFAIIILFKHQAGLAGLFTAALSSAALSTLSSCLNGLSAVTYEDIIKVKFPEMHTHQATRISKVIVLLYGLVTMGLAFVISHIPGSIASIFFSFMACMDGPICSVFLLSIFYRRATTKGLVTGAFCGMVISFWLNMGSKFSNVPPFPRLPAGPTNQCHKYSDQFLSYANNSENFNYTSFHTGNLTKSPVFSMPLSTTTIMFSNEADEFTFLQKIYSISYILFSLIGLMTSLLIGIIVSLFTNPPKQYNERCLFSFRTHVIETFCGDHGLKAEEKMNTKAEYDEHEVTKFMQKDDEL